The following proteins are co-located in the Candidatus Polarisedimenticolia bacterium genome:
- a CDS encoding FAD/NAD(P)-binding oxidoreductase: MQSTTSLVLGGGMGGLATARTLRGLLPAEHRITVVDAAADFSVGATNIWLATGRARREELARPREALLPAGVDLVEAAVTRVDPASGEVETSAGRLRGDYVVIALGADVSMKALPGLDSAETFYTQDGAERLAARLRDFAGGDLVLLIPRLPFKCPAAPYEAAFVIERLLGERGLAERSRISIHTVEETPLGAAGPEAGKRLREALAARGIEFHPGRKVSTIDPGQRGVLFEDGTQARFDLLIAVPVHEAPRAARDSGLTSETGWIPVDPGTFRVASRQGPVPVYAVGDVTVLPLPGRFRPDRPLALPKAGVFAEAQGKAVARDIAARALGGGSPERFDGKGYCFLETGGGEAMKVEGSFLDLPHPEGRLCEADAATHQLKRDWVDRWLTGRI; this comes from the coding sequence ATGCAGTCGACCACGAGCCTGGTCCTCGGCGGCGGCATGGGCGGGCTGGCCACGGCCCGGACCCTGCGCGGATTGCTGCCGGCAGAGCACCGCATCACCGTCGTCGACGCGGCAGCCGACTTCTCCGTTGGGGCGACGAACATCTGGCTCGCGACCGGGAGGGCCCGGCGCGAGGAGCTGGCCCGGCCGAGGGAAGCGCTTCTCCCCGCCGGAGTCGATCTCGTCGAAGCCGCGGTGACGCGGGTCGATCCCGCAAGCGGCGAGGTCGAGACCAGCGCGGGCCGGCTGCGCGGCGACTACGTCGTCATCGCCCTCGGGGCGGACGTCAGCATGAAAGCGCTTCCGGGCCTGGACTCGGCCGAGACGTTCTACACGCAGGACGGGGCGGAACGGCTCGCCGCCCGGCTGCGGGACTTCGCGGGAGGCGACCTCGTCCTCCTGATCCCGCGCCTGCCGTTCAAATGCCCGGCGGCGCCCTACGAGGCCGCCTTCGTCATCGAGCGCCTGCTCGGCGAGCGAGGGCTGGCGGAGCGCTCGCGGATCAGCATCCACACCGTCGAGGAGACGCCGCTCGGGGCGGCCGGCCCGGAGGCGGGCAAGCGGCTGCGGGAAGCGCTGGCCGCGCGCGGCATCGAATTCCATCCGGGCAGGAAAGTTTCGACTATCGATCCGGGGCAGCGCGGCGTCCTGTTCGAGGACGGGACCCAAGCGCGCTTCGACCTCTTGATCGCCGTCCCCGTCCACGAGGCGCCGCGCGCCGCGCGCGACTCGGGCCTGACTTCCGAGACGGGCTGGATCCCGGTCGATCCCGGGACCTTCCGGGTGGCGTCGCGCCAGGGCCCGGTTCCCGTCTACGCCGTCGGCGACGTGACGGTCCTGCCTCTGCCCGGCCGCTTCCGGCCGGATCGCCCTCTGGCGCTCCCGAAGGCGGGAGTCTTCGCGGAAGCCCAGGGAAAGGCCGTGGCGCGGGACATCGCCGCCCGGGCTCTCGGCGGAGGATCGCCGGAGCGCTTCGACGGGAAGGGATACTGCTTTCTCGAGACGGGCGGCGGCGAGGCGATGAAGGTGGAAGGCTCGTTCCTCGATCTGCCGCATCCGGAAGGGCGGCTCTGCGAGGCCGATGCGGCGACTCACCAATTGAAACGGGACTGGGTGGATCGATGGCTGACCGGAAGGATCTGA